One Bacillus horti genomic region harbors:
- a CDS encoding CamS family sex pheromone protein, giving the protein MDSVWNKPWYKKSWLKTGVTCSLLILMLTGCLPDRTDTTDELDLDLPPIDHAPTVYVQEDYYSALLPFVTSQARGTLDTYLGRYRLDAERLELGLLELAQDVFPTESHLYREGQFITKEEIQSWLRIQSDDYPLGLNPEDKDERVLLHILEHNYWDTRANALQGIVIGLSLAPRYTSVEEVGGNTETRQLYYSDDELRNYGQAMANKIAERLRGKLRNTEYSDIPIVFALYRLEEQDNLVPGNFLSTGISRQAQYEVSEWRTINEIYFLFPSGPLNRFENERSLTNATQFDEFRNQVQEYFPNYIGIVGFGRYLDENLVELTITANTEFAAKTEVIQLTQFLGGQAMELFPENVHLNIYVQSINEPQSIFIRPTEGEPIMHIYRK; this is encoded by the coding sequence ATGGATTCAGTTTGGAATAAACCTTGGTACAAAAAAAGCTGGCTTAAGACAGGTGTTACATGTAGTCTACTCATTTTAATGTTAACAGGCTGCCTGCCGGATCGAACTGATACAACTGATGAGCTAGATCTTGATTTGCCACCAATTGATCATGCTCCTACTGTATATGTACAGGAGGATTACTATAGTGCCTTGCTTCCTTTTGTGACTAGCCAAGCTAGAGGAACCCTGGACACGTATTTAGGAAGATATCGACTAGACGCTGAGCGGTTGGAGCTTGGACTTCTAGAGTTAGCTCAGGACGTTTTTCCTACGGAGTCTCATCTATATAGGGAAGGGCAGTTTATTACGAAAGAAGAAATTCAATCTTGGTTAAGAATTCAAAGTGATGACTACCCACTTGGGCTCAACCCAGAGGATAAGGATGAGCGTGTGCTTCTGCATATTTTAGAGCACAATTACTGGGATACGAGAGCAAATGCCTTACAAGGGATTGTTATTGGATTATCTCTAGCTCCTCGCTATACAAGTGTAGAGGAGGTGGGCGGTAATACGGAAACAAGACAGCTCTATTACTCTGACGATGAGCTACGTAATTATGGTCAGGCCATGGCTAATAAAATTGCTGAGCGTTTAAGAGGGAAGCTACGCAACACAGAGTACAGTGATATCCCGATTGTTTTTGCGTTATATAGACTAGAGGAGCAGGACAATTTAGTTCCTGGGAACTTTTTATCTACAGGGATCTCTAGACAAGCCCAATATGAGGTTTCCGAGTGGAGAACGATTAATGAGATTTATTTTCTTTTCCCATCGGGGCCATTGAATCGTTTTGAAAATGAACGGTCCTTAACAAATGCTACACAATTTGATGAGTTTAGAAATCAAGTACAGGAATATTTTCCGAATTATATTGGTATTGTGGGCTTTGGGAGATATTTAGACGAAAATCTAGTTGAACTAACGATTACAGCAAACACAGAGTTCGCCGCGAAGACCGAGGTTATTCAGCTCACACAATTTTTGGGTGGTCAGGCGATGGAGCTCTTTCCTGAAAATGTTCACCTAAATATCTATGTGCAGTCAATTAATGAGCCACAATCAATCTTTATAAGGCCAACCGAAGGTGAGCCTATTATGCATATTTATCGAAAATAG
- the pruA gene encoding L-glutamate gamma-semialdehyde dehydrogenase, whose amino-acid sequence MVVDYRPEPFTNFKDEQNRQDFEVALKKVEQELGQDYPLIINGERVTTDSKITSVNPSDKSVVVGTVSKADQALAEKAIQAAAQTFEEWKKVTGPQRARYLFKAAAILRRRKHEFSAWLVYEAGKSWGEADADTAEAIDFLEFYGREMIRLSEQQPLTRLDGEDNELTYIPLGVGVVIPPWNFPLAIMAGMTTASLVAGNTVVLKPASTTPVVAAKFVEVLEEAGVPAGVVNYLPGSGSEVGDYLVDHQLTRYISFTGSRDVGLRINERAAKKTDGQKWIKRLVAEMGGKDTIVVDKDADLELAAQNIVFSAFGFSGQKCSACSRAVVHQDVYDEVLEKAVELTKQLTIGNIKERDIYTGPVIDESAQKKVLDYIEIGKKEGRLVAGGEKGPEEGFFVQPTIFADVAPDARLMQEEIFGPVVAFCKADDFDHALEIANNTEYGLTGSVFSRNRSHLERARDEFHVGNLYFNRKCTGAIVGVHPFGGFNMSGTDSKAGGRDYLLLFTQAKLVSELL is encoded by the coding sequence ATGGTAGTAGATTACAGACCAGAACCGTTTACAAATTTTAAAGATGAGCAAAACCGTCAGGATTTTGAGGTAGCCTTAAAGAAAGTGGAGCAGGAGCTTGGACAGGATTATCCACTTATCATTAACGGGGAACGTGTAACAACAGACTCTAAAATTACCTCAGTAAATCCTTCAGATAAATCAGTTGTTGTTGGTACCGTATCAAAAGCGGATCAAGCCCTTGCTGAAAAAGCAATTCAAGCAGCTGCTCAAACGTTTGAGGAGTGGAAAAAGGTAACAGGACCACAAAGAGCTCGCTATTTATTTAAAGCGGCAGCTATTCTTCGCCGTCGTAAGCATGAGTTCTCTGCCTGGTTAGTTTATGAAGCAGGTAAGAGCTGGGGAGAAGCGGATGCAGATACAGCTGAAGCGATTGACTTCTTAGAGTTTTACGGACGTGAAATGATTCGTCTAAGTGAGCAACAGCCTTTAACTCGTCTTGATGGAGAAGATAATGAATTAACTTACATTCCACTTGGTGTAGGAGTTGTCATTCCACCATGGAACTTTCCATTAGCTATTATGGCAGGAATGACAACAGCTTCTCTAGTAGCAGGAAATACAGTTGTGCTTAAGCCGGCTAGTACGACACCTGTTGTTGCAGCTAAGTTCGTAGAAGTATTAGAGGAAGCAGGAGTTCCAGCAGGAGTTGTGAACTATCTGCCTGGTAGCGGAAGTGAAGTTGGAGATTACCTTGTCGATCACCAATTAACTCGTTACATTAGCTTTACTGGATCTCGTGACGTAGGTCTACGCATTAATGAGCGTGCAGCTAAGAAAACTGACGGACAAAAATGGATCAAGCGTCTAGTAGCAGAAATGGGTGGAAAGGACACGATTGTCGTTGATAAGGATGCTGATTTAGAGCTAGCTGCTCAAAATATTGTGTTCTCAGCTTTCGGCTTTTCTGGTCAGAAATGCTCTGCCTGCTCTCGTGCTGTCGTCCACCAAGATGTGTATGATGAAGTCTTAGAAAAAGCAGTTGAGCTAACCAAGCAATTAACGATCGGAAATATTAAAGAACGTGATATTTATACAGGTCCAGTTATTGATGAGTCTGCTCAGAAGAAAGTCCTTGATTATATTGAAATTGGTAAAAAGGAAGGTCGTCTGGTTGCAGGTGGTGAAAAAGGACCTGAAGAAGGGTTCTTCGTACAGCCTACCATTTTTGCTGATGTAGCCCCTGATGCTCGTCTTATGCAAGAAGAAATCTTCGGACCAGTTGTAGCGTTCTGTAAAGCTGATGACTTTGATCATGCATTAGAGATTGCTAATAATACAGAGTATGGCTTGACAGGCTCAGTATTTTCTAGAAATAGAAGTCACTTAGAGCGTGCTCGTGATGAGTTCCACGTAGGAAATCTATATTTCAACCGTAAGTGCACGGGAGCGATTGTTGGTGTGCATCCGTTTGGTGGATTCAACATGTCTGGAACAGATTCCAAAGCAGGTGGAAGAGACTACCTACTATTGTTTACTCAGGCTAAATTAGTTTCTGAGCTACTTTAG
- a CDS encoding MraY family glycosyltransferase, with product MLLYLFPLLSSFTFVYLFIPIVSKWAHQYQIIDRPTQRKQHQGVIPLTGGLAIFLGVMPLVFIFLGVNQMTLTFLLGSVLIVGIGLIDDWYKGKSKELSPWPKLFFQGLAATVLFLGGTRIYGISDWFGDSGIHYFPMWLSFLTTFLWAVGLMNMLNFIDGMDGLASGISGFIMLTLFFIAFLKGEMSVALLAIVMTGAILAFLRHNFHPASIFLGDSGAMFLGFTIAFLSIEGAMKGATLISSVVLLLTLGIPIFDTLQVILTRLKEGRPIYKADRSHLHHRLLSKGLNQRQVIVILYLIGFGFSLMSLFLFFFFD from the coding sequence GTGCTTCTATACCTGTTTCCTTTATTATCTTCCTTTACATTTGTGTATTTATTTATCCCTATCGTCAGCAAATGGGCTCATCAATATCAGATTATTGATCGCCCGACGCAGCGCAAGCAGCATCAAGGCGTAATCCCTCTCACTGGTGGATTAGCTATCTTTCTAGGGGTCATGCCTCTCGTTTTTATTTTCCTCGGTGTAAACCAAATGACGTTAACATTTCTTCTTGGCAGTGTTCTAATTGTAGGCATAGGACTTATAGATGATTGGTATAAAGGAAAAAGCAAAGAGCTGTCTCCATGGCCGAAGCTCTTTTTTCAAGGCCTTGCCGCTACAGTCCTTTTTCTAGGAGGAACTAGGATTTATGGGATTAGTGATTGGTTCGGGGACTCGGGGATTCACTATTTTCCTATGTGGCTTTCCTTCTTAACCACGTTTCTTTGGGCTGTTGGTTTGATGAACATGCTGAACTTTATTGACGGAATGGATGGATTGGCTAGCGGCATTAGTGGTTTTATTATGCTTACCCTGTTTTTTATTGCTTTTTTAAAAGGTGAGATGTCTGTTGCCCTCTTAGCTATTGTCATGACGGGAGCCATTTTAGCTTTTCTTAGGCACAACTTTCACCCTGCTTCTATTTTTTTGGGTGATTCAGGAGCGATGTTTTTAGGCTTTACGATTGCCTTTTTATCCATTGAAGGAGCCATGAAGGGGGCTACACTGATCTCCTCTGTTGTTTTACTTTTAACTTTAGGTATCCCTATATTTGATACACTGCAGGTCATCCTTACACGATTAAAGGAAGGTCGCCCGATATACAAGGCTGATCGATCTCATCTTCATCATCGTCTACTCTCCAAGGGTTTAAATCAACGACAGGTGATTGTCATACTTTATTTGATTGGCTTTGGATTTTCTCTGATGTCTTTATTTTTGTTTTTCTTTTTTGATTAG
- a CDS encoding TioE family transcriptional regulator: protein MRYYKPIEIARELHISTSALRHYESWGVVPAPDRAPNGYRLYTKVHLAYFRCLRAMFAGFGVALTCDVLRHIQNRDVDTAFWLVNKEQAVLQQEKVVADQTLALLQDPDVPVSASKRLKSQMNIGEVAKIADVQPSAIRHWEKEGLIIPERDPENGYRLFTPMHIRQILLIRTLRKTVYFLENMKEIVQAVEHHSLEKAKKVTENALVSIHERNRQQLYGIHQLIELCKEIELIDRLIPIL, encoded by the coding sequence ATGCGCTACTACAAACCTATTGAAATTGCCAGAGAGCTCCATATAAGTACAAGTGCGTTACGACACTACGAATCTTGGGGAGTCGTTCCAGCACCTGATCGTGCTCCAAACGGTTATCGTCTCTACACGAAGGTCCATTTAGCTTATTTCCGTTGTCTGCGTGCCATGTTTGCTGGCTTTGGAGTTGCTCTAACCTGTGACGTACTTCGTCATATTCAAAATAGAGATGTCGATACAGCCTTTTGGCTTGTAAACAAAGAGCAAGCCGTTCTGCAGCAAGAAAAGGTCGTAGCCGATCAGACACTTGCCCTATTGCAAGACCCTGATGTACCTGTATCTGCTAGTAAAAGGCTTAAGAGTCAAATGAACATTGGAGAGGTCGCCAAAATTGCTGATGTTCAGCCTTCTGCTATACGCCACTGGGAGAAGGAAGGATTAATTATACCTGAACGAGACCCTGAAAATGGCTACCGCCTATTTACCCCTATGCACATCCGGCAAATTTTACTGATACGCACCTTAAGAAAAACGGTCTATTTTTTAGAGAACATGAAAGAAATTGTACAAGCTGTAGAACACCATAGTTTAGAAAAAGCCAAAAAGGTGACAGAAAACGCTCTGGTTAGCATCCACGAGCGTAATCGTCAACAGCTTTATGGCATTCATCAATTAATTGAGCTATGCAAAGAGATAGAGTTAATAGATCGTCTAATTCCTATTCTATGA
- the gatC gene encoding Asp-tRNA(Asn)/Glu-tRNA(Gln) amidotransferase subunit GatC encodes MSTITKKDVEHVAHLARLELSGEEVQTFTEQLDSILTFAEKLNELDTENVEPTTHVRDITNAVRKDEIRPSLTAEEALKNTEEHKEQQVKVPSVFES; translated from the coding sequence ATGAGCACGATCACGAAAAAGGATGTTGAACATGTCGCTCACTTAGCAAGGCTAGAGCTATCGGGGGAAGAGGTTCAGACGTTCACAGAACAGCTGGATTCGATTTTAACGTTTGCTGAAAAACTAAATGAATTAGATACGGAGAATGTTGAGCCGACCACACACGTGCGGGACATCACAAATGCTGTTAGAAAGGATGAGATACGTCCTTCTTTAACAGCAGAAGAAGCATTAAAAAATACAGAAGAGCATAAGGAGCAGCAGGTCAAGGTTCCGAGTGTATTTGAAAGCTAG
- the gatA gene encoding Asp-tRNA(Asn)/Glu-tRNA(Gln) amidotransferase subunit GatA gives MSHLDLKLSDLHKQLKDEDLTVTQLVEEAIAQIRQVDGQVQAFLTIDEQGALAKAAELDKQLNDTEATLDEQGILFGLPAGIKDNISTKGLKTTCASKLLENFVPVYNATVVDKLDQAQSVTVGKLNMDEFAMGSSNENSGYAVTRNPWNLDYVPGGSSGGAAAAVAAREVYFALGSDTGGSIRQPAAFCGVVGLKPTYGLVSRFGLVAFASSLDQIGPVTKNVEDAAYVLQAIAGHDKQDSTSAEVEIPDYLSALTGDVQGLRIAVPKEYIGEGVQPEVKEKVIEALKVLEKLGATWEEVSLPHSEYAVPTYYILSSSEASSNLARFDGVRYGVRAENAENLIDLYKKTRSQGFGEEVKRRIMLGTYALSSGYYDAYYLKAQKVRTLIKQDFEQLFESYDVIIGPTAPTTAFKIGEKIDDPLTMYVEDILTIPVNLAGVPAISVPCGLASNGLPVGLQIIGKAFDEETVLRVAHAFEQETEHHQLRPELVGKGE, from the coding sequence ATGTCTCATTTAGATTTAAAGCTGAGTGATTTACATAAGCAGCTTAAGGATGAAGATTTAACCGTTACACAGCTAGTTGAAGAAGCGATAGCTCAAATAAGGCAAGTCGATGGACAGGTACAGGCTTTTCTTACTATAGATGAGCAAGGGGCTTTAGCGAAGGCAGCTGAGCTGGACAAGCAATTAAATGATACTGAAGCTACTCTTGATGAGCAGGGCATTTTGTTCGGTCTACCAGCAGGCATTAAAGATAATATTTCGACTAAAGGGCTCAAAACAACATGTGCTAGTAAGCTGTTAGAGAATTTTGTCCCTGTCTACAACGCAACCGTTGTGGATAAGCTTGACCAAGCTCAATCTGTTACAGTTGGTAAGCTGAATATGGATGAGTTTGCGATGGGTTCTTCCAACGAGAATTCAGGCTATGCGGTTACAAGGAATCCATGGAATCTAGATTATGTACCTGGAGGATCAAGTGGTGGAGCCGCAGCCGCTGTTGCTGCTCGTGAGGTCTATTTTGCGTTAGGCTCTGATACCGGAGGGTCTATTCGCCAGCCTGCTGCTTTTTGTGGTGTGGTAGGATTAAAGCCTACGTATGGCTTAGTTTCACGTTTTGGCTTAGTGGCGTTTGCTTCTTCATTAGATCAGATCGGACCAGTAACAAAGAACGTAGAGGATGCCGCGTATGTCCTACAAGCGATTGCAGGTCATGATAAACAGGATTCTACATCAGCTGAGGTGGAGATTCCAGACTACCTTTCTGCGCTAACGGGTGATGTGCAAGGGCTACGTATTGCTGTACCTAAAGAATATATCGGTGAAGGTGTCCAACCTGAAGTGAAAGAGAAGGTAATAGAAGCGTTAAAGGTTCTAGAAAAGCTTGGAGCAACATGGGAAGAGGTGTCACTCCCGCATTCTGAGTATGCTGTACCAACATATTATATACTTTCATCCTCTGAAGCGTCCTCCAACCTTGCTCGCTTTGATGGTGTGAGGTATGGTGTGAGAGCTGAGAACGCAGAGAATCTGATTGATCTATATAAAAAGACGAGAAGCCAAGGCTTTGGTGAGGAGGTCAAACGGAGAATCATGTTAGGCACGTATGCCTTAAGCTCAGGCTATTATGACGCGTACTATTTAAAGGCGCAAAAGGTTAGAACGTTAATTAAACAGGATTTTGAGCAGCTATTTGAAAGCTATGATGTCATTATTGGACCAACAGCGCCAACAACGGCGTTTAAAATAGGGGAAAAGATTGATGATCCACTGACGATGTATGTGGAGGATATTTTAACGATTCCTGTCAACCTAGCAGGCGTTCCGGCTATTAGCGTGCCATGTGGCTTGGCATCTAATGGACTACCAGTTGGCTTACAAATTATCGGTAAGGCGTTTGATGAAGAGACAGTTTTACGAGTAGCCCATGCTTTTGAACAGGAAACAGAGCACCATCAATTACGTCCAGAGCTAGTGGGAAAGGGGGAATGA
- the gatB gene encoding Asp-tRNA(Asn)/Glu-tRNA(Gln) amidotransferase subunit GatB, whose amino-acid sequence MSFETVIGLEVHSELSTNSKIFCSCSTEFGAPPNTHTCPICLGHPGVLPVLNQQALEFAVKAALALNCEISIDTKFDRKNYFYPDLTKAYQISQYDQPVGKNGWIDIEVNGEKKRIGITRLHLEEDAGKLTHVDGQNHSLVDYNRVGTPLVEIVSEPDIRTPEEAYAYLEKLKAILQYTEVSDCKMEEGSLRCDANISIRPFGQEKLGTRTELKNMNTFKGVQRGLEHEEKRQADVLLAGGEVIQETRRWDEGKGETIVMRGKEEAHDYRYFPDPDLVKIHIDQAMLERIKETIPELPDAKKARYMEQFGLSSYDAGVLTASKKLADFYDRTTEYCKDAKLVANWVMGEVSAYLNANDKELDQVALTPEALGKLVSLIEQGTISGKIAKTVFKDLMEQGGDPEQIVKDKGLVQISDEGELAKIVNEILDSNQASIDDFKAGKEKAIGFLVGQVMKATKGKANPPLVNKLLLSEIQKR is encoded by the coding sequence ATGAGCTTTGAAACAGTTATTGGCTTAGAGGTTCACTCAGAGCTATCCACAAACTCAAAGATTTTCTGTAGCTGCTCTACCGAATTTGGTGCACCTCCTAACACACACACATGTCCCATTTGTCTAGGTCATCCTGGGGTACTACCTGTTCTAAATCAACAGGCTTTAGAGTTTGCTGTTAAAGCGGCTTTAGCATTGAATTGTGAGATTTCCATCGATACGAAGTTTGATCGTAAAAACTACTTTTACCCTGACCTGACAAAGGCGTATCAAATTTCACAGTATGACCAGCCAGTAGGGAAAAATGGTTGGATTGATATCGAAGTGAACGGTGAAAAGAAACGGATTGGGATTACTCGCTTGCATTTAGAGGAGGATGCTGGAAAGCTCACTCACGTAGATGGTCAGAACCATTCCTTAGTGGACTATAATCGTGTAGGTACCCCACTAGTAGAAATTGTTTCTGAGCCAGATATTCGCACCCCTGAAGAAGCGTATGCGTATCTAGAAAAGCTCAAAGCTATTCTACAATATACAGAGGTTTCGGATTGTAAAATGGAGGAGGGCTCCCTGCGCTGTGACGCCAACATTTCGATTCGCCCATTTGGACAAGAGAAGCTAGGAACACGCACAGAGCTTAAGAATATGAACACATTCAAAGGGGTTCAGCGGGGCTTAGAGCATGAAGAAAAGCGTCAGGCTGACGTCCTGCTAGCTGGTGGAGAGGTTATTCAAGAAACGCGCCGATGGGATGAAGGCAAGGGAGAAACAATTGTGATGCGTGGGAAGGAAGAGGCTCATGACTATCGCTACTTTCCAGATCCGGATTTAGTAAAGATACACATTGATCAAGCTATGCTAGAGCGGATTAAGGAGACGATCCCTGAGCTACCTGATGCCAAAAAAGCAAGATACATGGAGCAGTTTGGTTTATCCAGCTATGACGCAGGTGTACTAACAGCGTCTAAAAAGCTGGCTGACTTTTATGATCGAACGACAGAGTACTGTAAGGACGCTAAGCTTGTGGCTAACTGGGTGATGGGAGAGGTTTCAGCGTATCTTAACGCTAATGACAAGGAGCTTGATCAGGTTGCCTTAACTCCTGAGGCTCTAGGAAAGCTAGTTTCTCTCATTGAGCAAGGGACGATTAGTGGCAAAATTGCTAAAACGGTCTTTAAGGACCTTATGGAGCAAGGTGGCGATCCTGAACAGATTGTAAAGGATAAAGGGCTAGTTCAAATTAGTGATGAAGGAGAGCTGGCTAAAATCGTGAATGAGATTCTTGACTCGAATCAGGCGTCCATCGATGATTTTAAGGCGGGAAAAGAGAAGGCTATTGGGTTTCTAGTGGGCCAGGTGATGAAGGCTACGAAGGGGAAGGCGAACCCTCCACTTGTCAATAAGCTATTACTCTCAGAAATTCAAAAGCGTTAG
- a CDS encoding GNAT family N-acetyltransferase has product MKLYEYENQLKSEVENYTLSEEQLKYTTTPRECIKLSEEDLDRHSILAIEDNQLVTFFVLHENEGVKPYSENAKAILLRAFSTNYNHQGKGYATKSLLLLPEFVRTTFTQSNEIILAVNVENIAAQSLYKKCGFIDNGVRQEGKKGQLIIMSFYLQD; this is encoded by the coding sequence ATGAAACTGTATGAGTACGAAAATCAACTTAAAAGTGAAGTGGAGAACTATACTTTATCTGAAGAACAGCTGAAATATACGACAACACCGAGAGAGTGTATAAAATTATCAGAGGAAGATTTAGATAGACACTCTATACTAGCCATTGAAGATAATCAGCTTGTGACATTTTTTGTCCTTCATGAAAATGAAGGAGTAAAGCCATATTCAGAGAATGCAAAGGCGATTTTATTAAGAGCATTTTCAACTAATTATAATCATCAAGGTAAAGGCTATGCTACGAAGTCTTTATTGTTATTGCCGGAATTCGTACGCACAACATTTACTCAGAGCAATGAGATTATACTAGCCGTTAACGTAGAAAATATAGCAGCTCAATCACTTTATAAAAAGTGTGGATTCATTGACAACGGAGTTCGGCAAGAAGGAAAAAAAGGTCAGCTAATCATTATGAGCTTCTATTTACAAGATTAG
- a CDS encoding diacylglycerol kinase, producing the protein MVKKARIIYNPSAGREAVRKALPDLLERLERAGYETSSHATTGEGDAQRAAEYAVKRKFDVVVAAGGDGTVYEVINGLAEHQYRPALGIIPGGTTNDFARALQLPKDMEEAASVIAGGYKKPLDIGKVNQKYFINIAGGGTITELTYEVPSKWKTMLGQLAYYAKGLEKLVFLKPTRMKVESKEMTFDEEIMLFLVANSHSVGGLKKIAPDADLSDGYFDVLAVKKTSIPDFIKIATQALRGEHLKDPSVIYFQTAELQVTSEESVQLNLDGELGGTLPARFRVLHKHLQIFTPPDK; encoded by the coding sequence ATGGTGAAAAAGGCAAGAATCATATATAATCCCTCTGCAGGAAGAGAGGCTGTACGCAAAGCTCTTCCAGATCTGCTAGAACGACTTGAGCGGGCTGGCTATGAGACCTCCTCTCATGCGACAACAGGAGAAGGTGATGCCCAGCGAGCCGCTGAATACGCTGTCAAAAGGAAGTTCGATGTTGTTGTAGCAGCAGGAGGAGATGGTACTGTTTATGAGGTTATTAATGGTCTAGCTGAGCATCAGTACAGACCAGCTTTAGGTATCATTCCTGGTGGAACAACAAATGACTTTGCGCGGGCCCTTCAACTGCCGAAGGATATGGAGGAAGCGGCAAGTGTAATTGCCGGAGGATATAAGAAACCATTAGATATTGGAAAAGTAAATCAGAAGTATTTCATTAATATTGCTGGTGGAGGGACAATAACGGAGCTAACGTATGAGGTGCCGAGCAAATGGAAGACAATGCTTGGTCAGCTAGCCTATTATGCGAAAGGTCTTGAGAAGCTAGTATTTCTGAAACCCACAAGGATGAAAGTAGAGTCTAAGGAAATGACATTTGATGAAGAAATAATGCTTTTTCTTGTGGCCAATAGTCATTCCGTTGGTGGATTAAAGAAGATCGCACCAGACGCTGATCTGAGTGATGGTTACTTTGATGTCCTAGCTGTTAAGAAAACCTCTATTCCTGATTTTATTAAGATAGCCACACAAGCCCTGCGGGGGGAGCATCTTAAAGACCCGAGTGTCATTTATTTTCAAACAGCTGAGCTACAAGTGACGTCAGAGGAATCTGTACAGCTTAATTTAGACGGGGAATTAGGTGGAACATTGCCAGCTAGGTTTAGAGTTTTACATAAGCATCTTCAAATCTTTACCCCGCCAGATAAATGA
- a CDS encoding DUF1002 domain-containing protein, translated as MIFLNKRVKNTMIYSALLSMLLFVFPIMVSADAIEGTTVVTLGENLTQEQQNQLLREMGVADDVEIIYVSNAEEHQYLGSYIDSATIGTRAISSAKITLTPEGAGLNVDTNNITRITEAMYLNALVTAGVQDADVYVTAPFGVSGTAGLTGVMKAFEVATDTTISEEQKQVANEEMVRTSELGEKFGTDKATELMTRLKEELGDTKLETDEDYRNLILRIAGELNINLNDDDVNALVHLLKRLKGLNIDWNQVGNQLKNIRDNIGEILDREETRNFIRQFLDFVIQIVDSIKSWFSS; from the coding sequence ATGATATTTTTAAATAAAAGAGTAAAGAATACGATGATTTATTCCGCTCTCCTGAGTATGCTATTATTTGTTTTTCCTATCATGGTTTCGGCCGATGCGATTGAAGGGACAACGGTGGTTACGCTAGGGGAAAATCTAACACAGGAGCAGCAAAACCAGTTATTACGTGAGATGGGTGTCGCTGACGATGTTGAGATTATCTATGTATCCAATGCTGAGGAACACCAGTATCTTGGTAGCTATATTGACAGTGCAACCATAGGAACTAGAGCTATTTCCTCAGCAAAAATAACCCTTACCCCCGAAGGTGCAGGACTTAACGTCGACACGAATAATATTACTAGAATTACAGAAGCAATGTATCTAAATGCCTTGGTTACGGCAGGAGTTCAAGATGCAGATGTATATGTGACAGCTCCTTTTGGTGTGTCTGGTACAGCAGGTTTAACCGGTGTGATGAAGGCTTTTGAGGTAGCTACAGATACAACAATTAGCGAGGAGCAGAAGCAGGTTGCTAATGAAGAAATGGTTCGAACGTCTGAGCTAGGAGAGAAGTTTGGAACAGATAAAGCGACAGAGCTTATGACAAGACTTAAAGAAGAGCTTGGAGATACAAAGCTAGAGACGGATGAGGATTATCGAAATCTGATTCTACGTATTGCTGGCGAATTAAATATCAACCTTAACGATGATGATGTAAATGCTTTAGTTCACCTTTTAAAAAGATTAAAAGGCTTAAATATTGATTGGAATCAGGTTGGAAATCAGCTGAAAAATATCCGAGATAATATAGGTGAAATTTTAGATCGTGAGGAAACACGCAATTTCATTCGTCAATTTTTAGATTTCGTGATTCAAATAGTGGATTCCATTAAGTCTTGGTTTTCATCTTAA